The nucleotide sequence TGCCGCCGCCCAGTTCCTGGTCGAGCTCGTAGAGGGTGGGCAGGATCTGGCCGGAGAAGGCCAGGTGGTGGTAGGCGTCGTCCTCGAGGATGGGCGTCGCGTAACGGCGGGCTACCTCCACCAGCTTCTTACGCCGGGAGAGATCCATGTGCCGCCCAGTGGGGTTTTGGAAGCTGGGCAGGGCGTAGATGAACTTGGGCTGGTGTTGTTTTAGGATCTCCTCCAGCGCCTCCACCACCATTCCGCCCTCGTCCATCGGCACGCTGAGGTATTCGGGTTCGTAGGGGGTGAACGACTGCAAGGCGCCCAGGTAAGTGGGAGACTCCACCACCACCGTGTCCCCCGGCCCGAGGAAGAGCTTGCCCACCAGGTCCAAGGCCTGTTGCGATCCCGTGGTGATGAGCACCTGGTCGGGCGCGGTGTGGGGTAGCCCGGCAGCTACCCACTCGCGCAGGGGCGGGTATCCCTCGGTGGTGCTGTACTGCAAGGCCAGGGTTCCGTGCTGGCTGAGCACCTTGTCGGCGGCTCGTCGCATCTGCTCCACGGGGAAGAGATCGGGCGCGGGCAAGCCCCCCGCGAACGAGATGATCCCGGGCTGTTGGGTTACCTTGAGGATTTCGCGGATGGCCGAACTTTTGATCCGGCCCATGCGCCCCGCGAAGCGCGATTCCCAGTTGTCCATGCCTCGAGTATAAACCTAACGGGCGTTCGTTGTATTTTGGAGGCTATGACCAAGGGTCGAAGAGGCGGCTGTATTCCTCCAGGGCGAATCGGTCGGTCATGCCCGCGATGTAGTCGCACACTGCCCGGTGTAGCCCTTCCCGCTCCGCGGCTTTACGTACATTTGGCGGCAGCATCTCGGGGAGTTCGGTGTACTGGCGGAAGAGCTCGGTGAGCACCCGCTTGCTCTTGCCGACCTCGCGCACGACGAGGTGATGGCGGTAGAGGTTGGCGTAGAGGAAATCCCTCAGCTCAACGAGCTGATCTTTTAGCTTTGGGGAGTAGCAGGCCAGCGGGGTGGCGTGGTTGCGCACGTCCTCGAGGCTTTGGATCTTGCCCGCCTCGAGCGCTCCCTGGGTCGCCAGGATAGTATCGGTGATGATGAGGCCCAACAGCTCGCGGATGAAGACGCGGCGGTGGAACTCGGAAAGCCTCTCCAGGTCTAGGCCCAGTTCCTCGGCCAACTCGCGCAGCAGGGAAACCTCGACGAGCTGGGCGGGAGAGAGGATGCCTGAGCGCAATCCGTCATCGAGATCGTGCGCGTTATAGGCGATCTCGTCGGCCAGGTTGACGATCTGGGCCTCGAGGCTAGGCCGTTTGTCGGGCTCGAAGGCGCCATCCGGCACGTCGTAGGCGGTTTCGTGCTTCATGATGCCTTCGCGGGTCTCCCAGGTCAGGTTGAGCCCGCGAAAGCCGGGGTAGCGCTCTTCCAGCTGGGTCACGATGCGCAGGCTCTGGCGGTTGTGGTCGAAGCCGCCGTGCTCCGCCATCAGCTCGTGCAAGACTCGCTCTCCGGCATGTCCGAAGGGCGGGTGGCCCAAGTCGTGGGAGAGGGCGATGGTTTCACAGAGATCCTCGTTGAGGCCCAGGGCGCGGGCGATGCTCTTGGCGACTTGGGCTACCTCGAGGGTATGGGTGAGCCGGGTGCGGTAGTAGTCGCCTTCGTAGTTGACGAAGACCTGGGTCTTGTACTCGAGCCGCCGGAAAGCGGTGGTGTGGATCACCCGGTCGCGGTCTTTTTGAAAGGCGGTGCGGTAAGCCGACTCCTTTTCGGGGAACTCGCGCCCCCGGCTCTGGCCGGACTTGGAGGCGTAGGGGGCTAGGATTTGGGCTTCGCTTTGCTCGAGGCGTTCACGAGGAAAAAGCATGGCCTGGGTGTGGGAGTTCTGGGCGATACTAAACGCGCTTGAATAGCAGCGAGGCGTTCATCCCCCCGAAGGCGAAGGAGTTGGAGAGGACATAGTCCACCTTCTGTTCCCGTGGGGTGTTGGGGATGAAGTCCAGGTCGAGTTCGGGATCGGGGTCGGTGAGGTTGATGGTAGGAGGCAGTACCCCGTGGTAGAGGGCTTGGATGCTGGCGATGGCCTCGATGGCCCCCGCTGCCCCCAGCAGGTGCCCGGTCATGCTCTTGGTGGCGGTGATCGGGATACGGTAGGCGTGGTCCCCGAAAAGCTGCTTGATGGCCTTGACCTCGGCCTTGTCCCCCACCGGGGTAGAGGTGGCGTGGGCGTTGATGTGCCCCACTTGCTCGGGGCGGATACCCGCGTCGCGGATCGCGGCTCGCATGGCCAGCGAGGCCCCTAGCCCTTCGGGGTGCGGCTCGGTGACGTGGTAGGCGTCGGCGCTGCGGCCAAAGCCCACCAGCTCGGCATAGATGCGGGCTCCTCGGGCTTTGGCGTGCTCGTACTCCTCGAGCACCAAGATGGCTGCCCCCTCCGAGAGCACGAAGCCGTCGCGCGAAGCGGAGAAAGGGCGGCTAGCTTTTTCGGGTTCGTCGTTGCGGGTGGAGAGGGCCCGCATCACGTCGAAGCCACCCATGGCCATCGCCGTCACCACCGCCTCGCTTCCCCCGGCTACCATCACCTCGGCCTCGCCAAGCTGGACGATCCGAAATGCGTTGCCAATGGCATCGGCACCGGTGGTGCAAGCCGTCACCGAGGTGGAGGAGGGGCCCATGAAGCCATAGCGCATGGCGAGCTGTCCAGAGGCCATGTTGGCGATGATCATGGGGATGAAGAAGGGAGAGAGGCGGTCCGGGCCGCGCTCGAGGAATATCCTTGACTGTAGCTCCCAGGTCTCCATCCCGCCGATCCCCGAGCCCACCAGGGTGCCGATGCGGGTTTTGTCTTCTTTTTCCAGATCCAATCCAGAATCTTTCAGGGCCAGCTCCCCCGCGATCAGGGCCAGCTGGACGAATCGGTCCAGGCGGCGCAACTCCCGCTTGTCGATGTACTCCTCGGGGTTGACGTCTACCTCTCCCGCGATCTGGCAGCGCAATTTGGAAGGGTCAAAGCGGGTAATGCGGCGGACGCCGCTTTTACCCTCGAGCTGGGCTTTGTGAAAGGCCTCGTTGCCGATGCCGATCGGCGAGACCGGCCCCATGCCCGTGATGACGACTCGTCGCATAGAGAAGATTATAGCCGAATGCCCGAGGCCCGGCGCTGAACAAAAAAGCCAGGGGTGGGTCCGCTCCTGGCGTACGAAGCAAGGGGATCTAGCCCTTCTTGCTTTGGATGAAGTCGATAGCGTCCTGGACGGTACGAATTTTCTCGGCCTCCTCGTCGGAGATCTCCAGGCCGAACTTGTCCTCCAGGCCCATGATCAGTTCTACCGTGTCGAGGCTGTCGGCCCCCAGGTCCTCGATAAAACGGGCTTCCGGCGTGACCTTGTCGGCTTCCACGCCCAGCTTGTCCACGATCACTTCCTTAACGTCGTCGAGAATGGCCATGATTAAACCTCCATTTCCTGTTGGAGCCACGGTCGAGCCCCCGGCTCGACTTGAACCACGAGCCTCCGGCGTGGGATTCTACCATAGCGCTAAGAAAAGTATGGTAAGGGGTAGGAGGCTGGGGTGCAAGTGTCTTCAGTGCGGAGTCATCCCGCCATCCACACAGAGGGTCTGCCCGTTGATATACGCGGCTTCTTCCGAGGCCAGGAAAGCCACCGCCGCTGCGACTTCCTCCGGCTTACCAAAGCGGCCTGCGGGGATCTGTTTGAGGTATTCTTGCCGCAGGTTTTCGGGGAGCTTAGCGGTCATGTCCGACTCGATAAACCCGGGCGCCACGGCGTTGACGGTGATTCCTCGGCCAGCGTATTCCTTGGCGACGACCTTGGTAAAGCCGATCAACCCGGCCTTGGCCGCCACGTAGTTGGCCTGGCCGGGGTTGCCCAAGATACCCACCACGCTGGCGATGTTGACGATGCGTCCCCACCTGGCGCGCATCATGATCTTCACCGCCTCGCGGGTGGCGTGGAAGATAGCCGAGAGGTTGGTCTCGATCACCGCGTTCCAGTCTTCGTCCTTCATGCGGATGAGCAGGGTATCGCGGGTGATGCCGGCGTTGTTAACCAGGATGTCTAGCCCTCCCAAGGCGGCGTGAGCCTCGGTGACGAGCTTACCTGCCGTGTGGGGGTCGGATAGGTTAGCCCCCAGCACCACCGCTTGAGGCGCGCCAAGCTCTCTGGCCTCGGCCGCTACGGTTTCCGCGGCTTCCCGGTTGGAGCCGTAATGAATGGCGAGGGCGTGGCCCCGCCGGGCGAATTCCAAAGCGATGGCCTTGCCGATCCCTCGTGACGAACCGGTGACAAGTGCTTTACGCATACCCTCTCCCTAAGGCTTCGGCAATTTCCGCCGGGTTGGTCAGGCTGTTGGCCTCTACCCCCTCGAGCGTCCTTTCGACCAGCCCGGTGAGCACACGCCCCGAGCCAAACTCGAGGAACTTCGCTACCCCATGGGCCTTGAGGCTTTGCAGGATCTCCACCCAGCGTACTGAGTGGGTGATCTGTTCGAGCAGCAGGGTTTTGATGCGCTGCGGATCGGTCTCGGGTTGGGCGCTGACGTTGGAGTAGACCGGGAACTTGGGGGAGGAGAAGGGCACCCCCTCGAGGTCTCGAGCCAGCCGCTCGCGGGCCGGGTGCATCAGGGAGGAGTGAAAGGGCGCCGACACCGGGAGGATCACCGCCCGCGCCCGCCGGGCCTTGAGCCGCTCTACCGCTTGGTTCACCCCCTCCGCCCTTCCCGAGATCACGGTCTGTTCGGGGCTGTTTAGGTTAGCCAGCTCCACCCCTGCTATCCCTGCGATCTCCTCCAGGATGACCTCGAGGGGAACTTTGAGGATGGCGGCCATGGCCCCTTGGCCTAGCGGTACGGCCTCCTGCATGTATTCGCCGCGTTTACGCACCAGCCGCAGGGCATCCTCGAGGGCGAGGGTGCCTGCGGCCGCATGGGCCGTCCACTCCCCCAAAGAATGCCCGGCGGCGTAGGCGGGCTCCGGGCCTTCGGCCTCGCGGTAGGCCTGATAAGCAGCGTACCCTACGGCTAAAAGCGCAGGCTGTTGGTTGGCGGTGAGCTTGAGCTGGTCTTCGGGGCCCTCCCACATCAGCCGGAGGAGCCCGGGAAGGGTAGATTCTGCGCGCTCGAGGGCTTCTCGGGCCGCTTTGGAGCCTTCATAAAGGGCCTTGCCCATGCCGACCTCTTGCGAGCCCTGGCCGGGGAACAGCGCTGCGATCATCGTCCCCCTCCGCCCCACCACGTCAGCACGCTGGCGGCCCAGGTGAGCCCGGCCCCGAAGGTCACGAAGAGGATATGATCACCATCTTGGATCCTTCCGGCGTCGAGGGCCTCCTGCAAGGCGATGGGCATCGAGGCGGTGGAGGTGTTGCCATAGCGGTCCACGTTCACCACCACCCGCTCCCAGGGCAGCCCTAACCGCTCGCGGGCCGCGTCGATGATGCGCAGGTTGGCCTGGTGGGGGATGAAGACCTCGATATCCTCCGGGGTGAGGCCGGCTTTCTCGATGGCCTCGAGGGTAGCAGTGTTCATCACCCGCACCGCGAACTTGAAGACTTCCCGCCCGTTCATGTAGGTGTGCTTGGCCAAAGCAGTACCGTCGGGCAGGCGGGGAGCGATACAGGCCATGGAGAGCTCCTTGGCTCCGTCACCGTCTGCGCCGAGCACGAAGCTCTTGAAGCCGTACCCCGGCGGTACCCGACCTACCACGGCAGCCCCGGCTCCATCGCCGAATAGCACCGCGGTAGAGCGGTCGTTCCAGTCTAGAATCTTGGAAAGAGCCTCCGCCCCGATGGCCAGCACCTTACGGGCCAATCCGGAGTGCACCATGGCGTACGCCTGGGCTAGGGCGTACCCCCAGCCGGGGCAGCCCGCCAGCAGATCGTAAGCCCCGGCTTGCAGGCCGAAGCGGGCTTGTACCAAGGCTGCCGTTGCGGGGAAAAGGGCATCTGGGGTGTTGGTGGCGACGATCACCAGATCCACCTCTTGCAGGGCTTCCCGGCCATGCCGCTGAATGAGATCCTCCACCGCCCGGAAGGCCAGGGTCGAGGTGAATTCGTCATCGGTGGCAAGCCGGCGTTCCTTGATGCCCGTACGGCTCACGATCCATTCATCGGAGGTATCCATGATCGCCTCAAAGTCCTGGTTGGTCATGACTTTGGGGGGAGCGTAGGTGCCGAGGGCGAGGATGCCGATGCCCGAGCGGTTCTCGCTGAGAAAAGGCGTCTCTTGGGCGGATGCGTTCATAGCTCTAAAAAGTATACCGGGCGGCCCTGCCAGCGCCGACCCGGTAAGCTTGAACCCGGTTTAGACTTTTCCCGCCTAGACCATAAAGACACCAGCAAAACCCCCATGAGGGGATTGCCGTTGGAGGCCTTGGCTGTTTTCCGATAAGTTTAGACCTCGAGCACCTTTCTCCCGTCGTAATACCCGCAGCTGCTGCAAACGGTGTGAGGGGGCTTGAGGGTTTTGCACTCGGGGCAGGCCACCAGGGTAGGGGGGGTGAGGGCGTGGTGGCTGCGGCGGCTATCGCGCCGGGCCTTTGAGGTTTTTTTCTTCGGTACAGGGTGCTTGGCCATTGCAGTCCTCCAACTTTACGAGCCCTGGGGCAGCCAGGGCTGCTTCGGGCACACGGCTTGCTAGTATAGCAGACTCGAGGGGTTTTGTCAGACCTCGTCGAGGAGCCGTCTCAAACCAGCCAGCTGGCCGCTTCCGTGGGCTGGCTCATGGCCGCAGTCCAGCACGTTTCGGTTGGCACCACAAACCGGACATAGCCCCTTACAATCCTCCTTGCAGAGCACCGTAAAGGGCATCGCGGTGATGTAGGCTTCACAGAGGAAAGGGGAGAGGTCGAGGTCGGGATGCCCAAAGAGGTATATCTCCTCCTCGTCTTCCTCGATGAGCTCTACCTGATC is from Meiothermus sp. Pnk-1 and encodes:
- a CDS encoding PLP-dependent aminotransferase family protein; the encoded protein is MDNWESRFAGRMGRIKSSAIREILKVTQQPGIISFAGGLPAPDLFPVEQMRRAADKVLSQHGTLALQYSTTEGYPPLREWVAAGLPHTAPDQVLITTGSQQALDLVGKLFLGPGDTVVVESPTYLGALQSFTPYEPEYLSVPMDEGGMVVEALEEILKQHQPKFIYALPSFQNPTGRHMDLSRRKKLVEVARRYATPILEDDAYHHLAFSGQILPTLYELDQELGGGNVIYQSTFSKTLSPGLRVAWVVGPREVVSRLVQLKQGADLHTPTLNQMLLYELAQTVLPELVVKIRNTYRERRDLMLAALEQHLAKEAHWNKPEGGMFLWLEIPEGLDSAELLKKAVEQKVAFVPGQPFHPDGSGANTMRLSFSNASPEDIRVGIERLGQVVRSMLLTAKG
- a CDS encoding deoxyguanosinetriphosphate triphosphohydrolase; the encoded protein is MLFPRERLEQSEAQILAPYASKSGQSRGREFPEKESAYRTAFQKDRDRVIHTTAFRRLEYKTQVFVNYEGDYYRTRLTHTLEVAQVAKSIARALGLNEDLCETIALSHDLGHPPFGHAGERVLHELMAEHGGFDHNRQSLRIVTQLEERYPGFRGLNLTWETREGIMKHETAYDVPDGAFEPDKRPSLEAQIVNLADEIAYNAHDLDDGLRSGILSPAQLVEVSLLRELAEELGLDLERLSEFHRRVFIRELLGLIITDTILATQGALEAGKIQSLEDVRNHATPLACYSPKLKDQLVELRDFLYANLYRHHLVVREVGKSKRVLTELFRQYTELPEMLPPNVRKAAEREGLHRAVCDYIAGMTDRFALEEYSRLFDPWS
- the fabF gene encoding beta-ketoacyl-ACP synthase II; translation: MRRVVITGMGPVSPIGIGNEAFHKAQLEGKSGVRRITRFDPSKLRCQIAGEVDVNPEEYIDKRELRRLDRFVQLALIAGELALKDSGLDLEKEDKTRIGTLVGSGIGGMETWELQSRIFLERGPDRLSPFFIPMIIANMASGQLAMRYGFMGPSSTSVTACTTGADAIGNAFRIVQLGEAEVMVAGGSEAVVTAMAMGGFDVMRALSTRNDEPEKASRPFSASRDGFVLSEGAAILVLEEYEHAKARGARIYAELVGFGRSADAYHVTEPHPEGLGASLAMRAAIRDAGIRPEQVGHINAHATSTPVGDKAEVKAIKQLFGDHAYRIPITATKSMTGHLLGAAGAIEAIASIQALYHGVLPPTINLTDPDPELDLDFIPNTPREQKVDYVLSNSFAFGGMNASLLFKRV
- the acpP gene encoding acyl carrier protein, with amino-acid sequence MAILDDVKEVIVDKLGVEADKVTPEARFIEDLGADSLDTVELIMGLEDKFGLEISDEEAEKIRTVQDAIDFIQSKKG
- the fabG gene encoding 3-oxoacyl-[acyl-carrier-protein] reductase, producing the protein MRKALVTGSSRGIGKAIALEFARRGHALAIHYGSNREAAETVAAEARELGAPQAVVLGANLSDPHTAGKLVTEAHAALGGLDILVNNAGITRDTLLIRMKDEDWNAVIETNLSAIFHATREAVKIMMRARWGRIVNIASVVGILGNPGQANYVAAKAGLIGFTKVVAKEYAGRGITVNAVAPGFIESDMTAKLPENLRQEYLKQIPAGRFGKPEEVAAAVAFLASEEAAYINGQTLCVDGGMTPH
- the fabD gene encoding ACP S-malonyltransferase; this encodes MIAALFPGQGSQEVGMGKALYEGSKAAREALERAESTLPGLLRLMWEGPEDQLKLTANQQPALLAVGYAAYQAYREAEGPEPAYAAGHSLGEWTAHAAAGTLALEDALRLVRKRGEYMQEAVPLGQGAMAAILKVPLEVILEEIAGIAGVELANLNSPEQTVISGRAEGVNQAVERLKARRARAVILPVSAPFHSSLMHPARERLARDLEGVPFSSPKFPVYSNVSAQPETDPQRIKTLLLEQITHSVRWVEILQSLKAHGVAKFLEFGSGRVLTGLVERTLEGVEANSLTNPAEIAEALGRGYA
- a CDS encoding beta-ketoacyl-ACP synthase III, which produces MNASAQETPFLSENRSGIGILALGTYAPPKVMTNQDFEAIMDTSDEWIVSRTGIKERRLATDDEFTSTLAFRAVEDLIQRHGREALQEVDLVIVATNTPDALFPATAALVQARFGLQAGAYDLLAGCPGWGYALAQAYAMVHSGLARKVLAIGAEALSKILDWNDRSTAVLFGDGAGAAVVGRVPPGYGFKSFVLGADGDGAKELSMACIAPRLPDGTALAKHTYMNGREVFKFAVRVMNTATLEAIEKAGLTPEDIEVFIPHQANLRIIDAARERLGLPWERVVVNVDRYGNTSTASMPIALQEALDAGRIQDGDHILFVTFGAGLTWAASVLTWWGGGGR
- the rpmF gene encoding 50S ribosomal protein L32, which gives rise to MAKHPVPKKKTSKARRDSRRSHHALTPPTLVACPECKTLKPPHTVCSSCGYYDGRKVLEV